The nucleotide window ACGTTCTTTATTTTGATCGCGCCGCCGGCGGTGGGTTTCCTGTCGTACGTCAAATTGAGCGGCGGGATCGATGCGTTCGCGACGGTTTTGTTCCACACCGCACTGTTTTTGACGCTGATGATCTCAACCCAGATGATGAAATTCGCGCGGTTGCAATTCTTCTTGTCGTGGTGGGCCTATTCGTTCCCGCTGGCGGCGATGACCGTCGCGGCATTCGTCATGGCAGAGGCGACGGGTAAGGACTGGTTCCAGGTTGTGGCTGTGGGACTGTTCATCATCCTGAATATGGTTTTGGCGCTGCTGGCGGCGCGCACCATCGAAGCAATGTTGCGCAACCGCATATGCGTGGTCGAAGATTGATTCTTCGCCGCACTCGGGCTTAAGGTATCTCTGGCGTCGGTGGGCTGACCACCGACGCCATATCTTTTGCCCACCCCAACACCCCTGGGACACCATGAGCCAATCCAACGATCACGTATTCAGCGATGCGGAGCGCCATGCCTTGTACCGCACCATTTATTCGCGCCGCGACGTACGCGGTCAGTTCACGTCGGAACCCATCGACGAAGATCTGCTCGCGCGGATCTTGATGGCTGCACACCACGCGCCGTCGGTGGGCTTCATGCAGCCGTGGAGCTTCATCGTTGTGCGCGCCGAGGAAACCAAGCGTAAGGTCCATGCTCTGTTCGAAAAGGCCCATGCCGAGGCGACCCTGATGTTCGAAGGTGAAAAGCGCGAAACGTATCGCAATCTCAAGCTTCAAGGCATTCTCGAAGCGCCCATCAACCTGTGCATCACCTGCGACAAGGACCGCGCCGGTCCGGTAGTATTGGGCCGCACCCACATCCCGGAAATGGACCTCTACAGCACGGTGTGCGCGGTTCAAAACTTGTGGCTGGCGGCGCGCTCAGAAGGGCTGGGCATGGGCTGGGTGAGCATCTTAGACCAACAGCGCTTGAAAGAGGTTTTGGCGATCCCTGAAAATGTTCAGCCGGTGGCGTATTTGTGCCTGGGCCATGTGTCACATTTCAACGACAAACCGGAACTGGAAACATCTGGCTGGCGCAAACGCTTGCCCGCCCACGAGTTGACCCATTTCGAAGCTTTTGGCGAAAGCGCCGACGACACCTACGCCACCACATTGCTAGACCGCCTGCAGGCTGAGCAGGCGCGCATTGAAAAGGGCGATTTCTAAGTCGTCGGCACGGTAGGTGTGGCGGGTGAAGCAGGGGAGGCAGACGCCACCTGTTGCGGCTGTTGTATCGGCTTGGCGGATGGCGGCTGTTTGCTGCCTGCCTCGTCGTCGTGTTGGTTCGCGGTGGCGTCGGGCGAAGGGCTCAGTGAAGGCTGGTCGTCGGTCGGTGTTTCGATGCGGCGTGTGATCACGTTGATGATGCGTTCCAGCGCGGTGAAAAAGATCTCGACGCTGTAGCCGGAAATGAACGCCAGCGCCCAGGGCGTGAACGCGCCGAGGAAGCTGATGGAGGTCAGCGGGGTGAATTGTTCCGCCGGGGGCGTCAACGAACCGTCACCCGCCGATATGATCACCAACCATCCCATGCACACACCGGAGATCACGCCCAGAATGATCTGTGTGCGGATGGCGTAGAGCCGGTTGGCGGTCAACGACACCGTATCTATGTCCGCCGACAGGCTGCGCAGTGCCTGGGTCATGGAGCCCAGCAACGCAAACAGCGCCACCAAAACATAGTTGGCTATGACTTCCAAAGTCAGCTGGGCGCGGGTGAATTCGATGCGCCGCTCGCCCAC belongs to Magnetovibrio sp. and includes:
- the bluB gene encoding 5,6-dimethylbenzimidazole synthase, producing MSQSNDHVFSDAERHALYRTIYSRRDVRGQFTSEPIDEDLLARILMAAHHAPSVGFMQPWSFIVVRAEETKRKVHALFEKAHAEATLMFEGEKRETYRNLKLQGILEAPINLCITCDKDRAGPVVLGRTHIPEMDLYSTVCAVQNLWLAARSEGLGMGWVSILDQQRLKEVLAIPENVQPVAYLCLGHVSHFNDKPELETSGWRKRLPAHELTHFEAFGESADDTYATTLLDRLQAEQARIEKGDF